One stretch of Pomacea canaliculata isolate SZHN2017 linkage group LG11, ASM307304v1, whole genome shotgun sequence DNA includes these proteins:
- the LOC112575657 gene encoding uncharacterized protein LOC112575657, with protein MIFCFDNQTAKLCKSMKFLILVAAIVACVHCVRTPPPLREFHRDLSPKDLNHYFGVQAKHDVPDYELVHLKKSKPRRSTTAEKEPLQYDFSAFGENYSLDLEHNDKLIAPGCLVHYFQANGTKKVRPCPVRNDDCYYYGTSSNHNDSNVAISTCSGVMGMVRLPDRDYDLWIQPVLKKHHNRARRSINSAEPHIVVKRSTPGPDGAPAAVSSLVSDIRRRRDADDRYAEMLLVADKTMHEAHGDDLRNFLLAVANVASRILADQSIGTPIHLSVVKINILEDDEPGLTIVEDVTETLQSFCSWQEKFNVKDDNNPQHYDGAALFTRLDIIFQGVKDTTGYATVAGMCGDKKRCSYNQDTGLNTGVTLAHETGHTLGMVHDGADNSCPDKTNMMSSGGMGGKTALFWSECSRKALHDFLATSAADCLKDVPQNVLALPKELPGVLYDGDEQCRMFAGEGSTICTGTTRIIQSGGDECERLFCFDPEYAGTCIGDSVPRMDGTMCGDRKYCMRGQCVDIGPDGPPAVDGGWSDFDQEWSPCSRSCGGGVRVKTRRCNNPKPRLGGKPCQGLKIMAELCNMQPCSISQEIYRNEQCALTDSDPYNGNLYHWVPISDTGSQQCELHCKADGRGSVVLRQLDRKNFYKDGTICSATNASFSRCVDGICLSFGCDGKSGSSYQFDTCGVCGGQGETCSKITGKYSQGEKEQYVTFVTIPEKATSIFITNTNPFTQMTIKIGNNRIFNKVGTMQDRPGRYSLDGVTVVYGLNPESIKIDGPLPLPIEAQVWRRFADSEFMNAGPVITYEYYVPSTSGPSEYVWQATNGVCSKKCGGGVYNRLITCTRKAGGAVVDDHFCNVNEKPSITGDACNNQACPPIWKVGRYSTCSKTCGGGSQTRQLRCVRDMDGTEEDVDASSCPADQRPADTRNCNEDVACPSVWSTGAWSACSLTCGKGVQTRTITCVKDATSNEPVSDSLCDASAKPNEQQSCVLAVCNPEITGDDCKDTTSCGKYEPAMCKDYAAFAKTSCMKTCVFCTPRAFWLVKTKAATVKAMVRPSAPAICEDKIAECPGYGSSVCTGTYEAWAKENCAKMCGFCTGGSEAAATTPAACEDKNTQCKDYGMSVCTGQYAEWAKLTCPKMCGFCSASNLGSTAPVTQQVTTPTTTTSTTTPTTTPPTTSTMTTTAMPTTAIPIPTTTTTASTTSTPPATTITAVVQASACQDKDNNCATYGASFCAQTEYAAFAKENCARHCKLCPDMAGQVVECKDAVDNCPLYGESVCSNADYAEWVQINCAKFCKMCGGADITTSTTTTTTTTTPSTTTTTAMGRSEECKDQLSNCNLYDPTVCTNPAYKEWARTNCAFFCKMCGDKDTTTPTATTTTTTPFVTTQQQVKSDCRDQTDVCSQYTSIICNDTRYTAWVQDNCARFCNLCQSDAATTTITMVRSEECKDQLSSCNQYDPTVFQLRQVLRPLRRRVQGAGQDCKDTLTNCAQYDQSYCKQEEYKPWALSNCARFCGLCDVTTTTGFAMTTTTAASSADCSDVLTNCAQYDASTCTSDIYRSWAESNCAKTCKLCSTATTSAAAPTATSAGDGCKDTFSNCAGYGSSICSDAQYTQWVAENCREYCGLCGGSAVGRSAGSGSGNGAGEDLNGNGNGIGNGNGNGNGSPASGSTVGDDACKDVFDNCPGYGPSMCTNYADWALQNCRKYCNKCAARRRRSVLMPPSPRSLCNTVLTARQGSLALIGHPLDMSCDHVIVAPIGSSVHLSFNDVLISCEEGDWLEVQEEGGSVKKGKSRHDLCNAGRPREWTTRGNVVTIRMSVATPGHGYNMTYSMLQAPPRPGCDRLLTNPTGILSSPGFPEEYPSNKLCVTTIVAPPGYSVRLSFSFLELESDDCSKDSVTLLDQDKGIKDVFCGVQANLLWESKSNKIKVFFASDNQNSAKGFLASYKFIGPW; from the exons ATGATTTTCTGCTTCGATAACCAGACTGCAAAACTGTGCAAAAGTATGAAGTTCTTAATCTTGGTGGCAGCCATCGTGGCGTGCGTGCACTGCGTGAGAACTCCACCTCCCCTCCGAGAG tttCATCGAGATCTTTCTCCCAAAGACCTAAACCATTACTTTGGCGTGCAGGCTAAACATGATG TCCCGGACTATGAACTCGTCCATCTGAAAAAGTCCAAACCCCGAAGATCGACCACTGCAGAAAAGGAGCCGTTGCAGTACGACTTCTCAGCTTTTGGGGAGAATTACAGCCTCGATCTGGAGCACAATGATAAGCTCATCGCTCCAG GTTGCCTCGTCCACTACTTTCAAGCCAACGGCACGAAGAAGGTGCGACCTTGCCCTGTCAGGAATGATGACTGCTACTACTATGGGACGTCCTCAAACCACAACGATTCCAACGTTGCCATCAGCACGTGCTCGGGCGTG ATGGGCATGGTCCGGTTGCCAGACAGAGACTACGACCTGTGGATCCAGCCAGTCCTCAAGAAGCACCACAATCGCGCGCGCCGCAGCATCAACTCTGCAGAGCCGCACATCGTGGTCAAGCGGTCTACCCCTGGCCCCGATG GCGCACCGGCAGCAGTGTCCAGCCTGGTGTCCGACATACGACGGCGGCGCGACGCGGATGACAGGTACGCGGAAATGCTGTTGGTGGCGGACAAGACGATGCATGAGGCACATGGCGATGACCTGCGCAACTTCCTTCTGGCCGTGGCTAACGTT GCTTCTCGCATTCTCGCAGACCAATCTATCGGCACGCCCATTCACCTCTCCGTGGTCAAGATAAACATTCTGGAAGACGATGAG CCCGGGTTGACGATCGTGGAGGACGTCACGGAGACGCTACAGAGTTTCTGCAGCTGGCAGGAGAAGTTCAACGTGAAGGATGACAACAACCCCCAGCACTACGACGGCGCTGCTTTGTTCACCAG GTTGGACATCATCTTCCAAGGAGTAAAGGACACAACTGGTTACGCGACAGTGGCGGGCATGTGCGGGGACAAGAAGCGCTGCTCCTACAATCAGGACACCGGCCTCAACACGGGCGTAACTCTTGCGCACGAAACTGGACATAC GTTGGGAATGGTACATGACGGAGCTGACAACTCCTGcccagacaaaacaaacatgatgtCTAGCGGTGGCATGGGAGGCAAGACAGCGCTGTTTTGGTCAGAGTGCAGTCGCAAGGCCCTCCACGACTTCTTGGC CACGTCCGCGGCGGACTGCCTGAAGGATGTCCCGCAGAACGTCCTCGCGCTGCCCAAAGAACTGCCCGGTGTGCTGTACGACGGAGACGAGCAGTGCCGGATGTTCGCCGGCGAAGGCTCAACTATTTGCACGGGGACGACCAGGATTATCCAATCTGGGGGT GATGAATGCGAACGTCTGTTTTGCTTTGACCCTGAATATGCCGGAACTTGCATTGGAGACTCAGTCCCGCGTATGGATGGCACGATGTGTGGCGATCGGAAA TATTGTATGCGGGGGCAGTGCGTTGACATCGGCCCAGACGGTCCTCCTGCAGTGGACGGCGGGTGGTCAGACTTTGACCAAGAGTGGTCTCCCTGCTCGCGTTCCTGCGGCGGCGGCGTGCGGGTCAAAACTCGACGATGCAACAATCCTAA GCCACGGCTTGGAGGCAAACCATGCCAAGGGTTAAAAATCATGGCAGAACTGTGCAACATGCAG ccTTGCAGTATCAGTCAGGAAATTTACAGAAATGAGCAATGTGCCCTAACTGACTCTGACCCATACAATGGAAATTTGTACCATTGGGTTCCAATCTCTGACACTG GCTCCCAGCAGTGCGAGCTACATTGCAAAGCTGATGGGAGAGGTTCCGTAGTTCTCCGGCAACTGGACAGAAAAAATTTCTATAAAGACGGCACCATCTGCTCAGCGACCAACGCCTCCTTTTCCAGATGTGTAGATGGGATTTGCTTG AGTTTTGGCTGCGACGGCAAGAGTGGGTCCAGCTACCAGTTTGACACATGCGGTGTGTGCGGGGGTCAAGGGGAAACGTGCAGCAAGATTACCGGCAAATACTCTCAGGGCGAGAAAGAAC AATATGTGACGTTCGTGACCATTCCGGAAAAGGCGACGTCCATCTTTATCACTAACACCAATCCGTTCACGCAAATGA CCATCAAGATCGGAAATAACCGAATCTTCAACAAAGTTGGGACCATGCAGGACAGACCTGGGAGATACTCCCTGGACGGAGTGACTGTCGTGTACGGTCTAAATCCGGAGTCCATCAAGATTGATGGACCACTGCCACTGCCCATCGAAGCACAG GTGTGGCGCAGGTTTGCTGACAGCGAATTCATGAACGCAGGGCCAGTCATCACGTACGAGTACTACGTCCCGTCTACGTCCGGCCCGAGCGAGTACGTGTGGCAGGCCACCAACGGCGTCTGCAGCAAGAAATGCGGTGGAG GTGTCTACAACCGACTCATCACTTGCACACGCAAGGCTGGAGGAGCCGTCGTGGACGACCACTTTTGCAATGTTAATGAAAAGCCCAGCATCACTGGCGATGCATGCAACAACCAGGCCTGTCCGCCCAT ATGGAAAGTGGGAAGATATAGCACGTGCTCCAAGACGTGCGGCGGCGGGTCTCAGACGAGGCAGCTGAGGTGCGTGAGGGACATGGACGGCACGGAGGAGGACGTGGACGCCAGCAGCTGCCCGGCCGATCAGCGGCCCGCGGACACTCGCAACTGTAACGAGGATGTCGCATGCCCCTCGGTCTGGAGCACAGGAGCGTGGTCTGCG TGTTCCCTTACCTGTGGTAAAGGTGTGCAAACACGCACAATCACCTGCGTGAAAGATGCCACTTCCAATGAGCCTGTTTCTGACTCCCTGTGTGATGCATCTGCGAAGCCAAATGAACAGCAGTCATGCGTGCTGGCAGTGTGCAATCCGGAAATCA CTGGTGACGACTGCAAAGACACGACATCCTGCGGTAAGTACGAGCCCGCCATGTGCAAGGACTACGCGGCCTTTGCGAAGACGAGCTGCATGAAGACCTGCGTCTTCTGTACGCCGAGGGCTTTCTGG CTTGTGAAGACAAAAGCAGCGACTGTGAAGGCTATGGTACGTCCATCTGCACCGGCAA TCTGTGAGGACAAAATCGCGGAATGTCCAGGCTATGGTTCGTCCGTCTGCACCGGCACATACGAAGCTTGGGCCAAGGAGAACTGTGCAAAAATGTGTGGCTTCTGCACGGGTGGGAGTGAAGCTGCGGCGACAACACCAGCAG CCTGTGAAGACAAGAACACCCAGTGTAAAGACTACGGCATGTCCGTTTGTACTGGTCAGTACGCCGAATGGGCAAAATTAACCTGCCCCAAGATGTGCGGCTTCTGCAGCGCCAGCAACCTCGGCAGCACAG CACCTGTTACTCAGCAAGTAACGACCCCTACCACTACCACCAGCACTACcaccccaacaacaacaccacccaCTACATCAACTATGACAACAACCGCCATGCCTACAACTGCAATTCCAATTCCTACTACCACGACGACTGCCAGCACAACGTCAACGCCACCTGCGACGACTATAACCGCCGTCGTTCAGGCATCAGCCTGTCAGGACAAGGACAACAACTGTGCTACCTATGGCGCCAGCTTTTGCGCGCAGACAGAGTATGCGGCTTTCGCCAAGGAGAACTGCGCACGGCACTGTAAACTGTGCCCGGACATGGCCGGTCAAGTCGTTGAGTGCAAGGATGCCGTAGACAACTGTCCGTTATACGGGGAGTCGGTGTGTAGCAATGCTGACTACGCCGAATGGGTGCAGATAAACTGCGCGAAATTCTGCAAAATGTGCGGCGGTGCAGACATCACCACCtccacgacgacgacgacgacgacgactacacCTTCAACGACTACCACCACAGCCATGGGCAGGTCGGAGGAATGCAAAGACCAGTTAAGCAACTGCAACCTGTACGACCCTACCGTCTGTACTAATCCCGCTTATAAGGAATGGGCCAGGACCAACTGCGCGTTCTTCTGCAAAATGTGCGGCGATAAGgacaccaccacccccacagcaacgacaacgacaacaacaccTTTTGTGACAACACAACAGCAAGTGAAGTCCGACTGTCGAGACCAGACGGATGTGTGTTCTCAGTACACCAGCATCATCTGCAACGACACGAGGTACACAGCATGGGTTCAGGACAACTGCGCACGTTTCTGTAACCTCTGCCAGTCGGATGCTGctactaccaccatcaccatggTCAGGTCGGAGGAATGCAAAGATCAGTTAAGCAGCTGCAACCAGTACGATCCCACCGTCT TCCAACTGCGCCAAGTTCTGCGACCTTTGCGACGAAGAGTTCAGGGCGCCGGCCAGGACTGCAAGGACACGTTAACCAACTGCGCCCAGTACGACCAGTCTTATTGCAAACAAGAGGAGTACAAGCCGTGGGCTCTGTCCAACTGCGCTCGCTTCTGCggcttgtgtgacgtcacgaccaCCACAGGCTTTGCTATGACGACGACCACAGCGGCCTCCTCCGCGGATTGCAGTGACGTGTTGACGAACTGCGCTCAATACGACGCCTCGACCTGCACCAGCGACATCTACCGTTCCTGGGCCGAGAGCAACTGCGCCAAAACTTGCAAACTCTGCTCAACCGCAACAACCAGCGCCGCGGCGCCAACGGCAACGTCGGCGGGCGACGGGTGCAAAGACACCTTCAGCAACTGCGCAGGCTACGGCTCGTCCATCTGCTCGGACGCACAGTACACTCAGTGGGTGGCGGAGAACTGCCGGGAGTACTGCGGGCTTTGTGGTGGTAGTGCGGTGGGCAGGTCTGCCGGAAGCGGAAGTGGTAATGGTGCAGGGGAAGACCTAAATGGTAATGGTAATGGTATTGGTAATGGTAATGGTAATGGTAATGGTTCTCCGGCCTCAGGCTCCACCGTGGGAGACG ATGCCTGCAAGGATGTCTTCGACAACTGCCCAGGTTACGGACCGAGCATGTGCACCAATTATGCTGACTGGGCACTGCAGAACTGCCGCAAGTACTGCAACAAGTGCGCCGCACGGCGCAGAC GGTCAGTTCTGATGCCGCCATCACCGAGATCCTTGTGCAACACAGTTCTCACTGCCCGTCAGGGAAGCTTAGCTCTGATTGGACACCCGCTGGACATGTCATGTGATCACGTCATCGTCGCTCCCATTGGCTCCTCGGTTCACCTGTCTTTCAATGACGTGCTCATCAGTTGTGAAGAGG GCGATTGGCTGGAGGTGCAAGAAGAGGGTGGCAGTGTTAAGAAGGGCAAGAGCCGCCACGACCTGTGCAATGCTGGGAGGCCGAGAGAATGGACAACGCGAGGCAACGTGGTCACCATCAGAATGTCTGTGGCTACACCAGGTCATGGCTACAACATGACCTACAGCATGCTGCAGGCCCCACCACGTCCAG GCTGTGACCGACTTCTGACGAACCCCACCGGCATTCTGTCGAGCCCCGGCTTTCCCGAGGAATACCCGAGCAACAAACTGTGCGTGACCACGATCGTGGCTCCCCCTGGCTACTCTGTCCGCCTTTCGTTCAGCTTCCTGGAGCTGGAAAGCGACGACTGCAGCAAGGACAGCGTGACC TTGCTGGACCAGGACAAAGGAATCAAAGACGTCTTTTGCGGGGTCCAGGCCAATCTTCTCTGGGAGTCAAAGAGCAACAAGATCAAGGTCTTCTTTGCTAGCGACAACCAGAACTCGGCAAAAGGCTTCCTAGCTTCGTACAAGTTTATTGGGCCTTGGTAA